The Vibrio tubiashii DNA window ATTGTTTGGTGACCAACACTTAGAGCAATGCGTGGAAAGAACGTCATCTCAAGGTGTTGAAGAGATCATCATTAAGCGTGGTAGTAAAGAGTGCTTAGTTGTTGCTCACGGTGACGCTCAGTATGTCGCACCCGATCACGTAGATAATGTAGTAGACACAACGGCAGCTGGAGACTCTTTTAGCGCAGGTTTCTTGGCAAAGCGCTTGACTGGCGGCAATGCAGTGGAATCTGCTTACACAGGTCACTGCATGGCAGGTTCAGTAATACAGCATAAGGGGGCGATCATCCCTCGCGATGTGATGCCGGATCTCCCTCTATAACTCTTGTATGGCCTATCAGATTTGTTCTAATAGGCCATAGTTACTCATTTAACTTAAGTTAATTACGACGAGCATACTTTATGACGACATTAAACGAACAATTAGCAAACCTAAAAGTCATTCCGGTTATTGCAATCAACAAAGCTGAAGATGCAATCCCTCTAGGCCGCACTTTGGTAGAAAATGGTATGCCTTGTGCAGAAATTACCTTCCGCACAGAGTGTGCTGCAGAAGCGATTCGTGCAATGCGCGACGAGTTCCCTGATATGCTGATTGGTGCAGGTACTATCTTGACTAATGAGCAAGTAGATCAAGCCATTGAAGCGGGTGTCGACTTTATCGTAAGCCCTGGCTTTAACCCACGCACGGTGCAGTATTGTCTAGACAAAAATGTACCAATCGTACCTGGTGTAAACAATCCAAGCCTTGTCGAGCAAGCGATGGAAATGGGTCTGCGTACACTTAAGTTTTTCCCTGCTGAACCGTCGGGCGGAGTCGGCATGCTTAAAGCTCTAACAGCGGTTTACCCAGTTAAGTTTATGCCAACGGGTGGTGTGAGCTTAGGTAACGTTGACGAGTATCTATCTATTCCTTCAGTGCTGGCATGTGGAGGTACTTGGATGGTGCCAACTAAACTTATCGATGATGGTAAGTGGGACGAGCTAGGTAAGCTTGTTCGCGATGCCGTGGCACATGTAGCCTAAGTACCAAAAACTCAAACAAAGCGATTATACAATGATTAGAGCGAGCCCAGTGGCTCGCTTTTTCTGTTTTAATAGAGGTGAGTTGCGACTAGTTGCGCACAGCCAAGAAAATTATCCCATAATCTAATGGATTTTTAATATATTATTTGTATTACAATAGTGTGGGGTGTTAAGTGTGTGAATCATCCCGTGTAAGTTCAACAATGCAAGATTAGTAAAGGATTAGAGCTGTTTTTTAAGTAGAATAACTTATGTTTTAGATCACAGTAAAAGCATATTGTAGTACAAATAAAATGTTAATCGGAGTAATCTAGGCAGTAGAAAATGATCAAACTCGAAAGGCTGAAAAAATGACTATTGATACTTTTGTTGTTCTTGCCTACTTCTTCTTTTTAGTAGCGATTGGTTGGATGTTCCGTAAGTTCACAACGTCAACCAGTGACTACTTCCGAGGGGGCGGTAAGATGTTATGGTGGATGGTAGGTGCTACCGCCTTCATGACGCAATTTTCAGCATGGACGTTTACAGGTGCCGCAGGACGCGCGTTCAACGACGGTTTCGTTGTTGTAATCCTATTCTTAGCCAACGCATTTGGCTACTTCTTAAACTACCTCTACTTTGCTCCAAAATTCCGCCAGCTACGTGTCGTTACGGCTATTGAAGCTATTCGCCAGCGTTTTGGTAAAACATCAGAGCAATTCTTCACTTGGGCTGGTATGCCCGATAGCTTAATCTCTGCGGGCATCTGGCTCAACGGCTTAGCTATCTTCGTTGCGGCGGTGTTCAATATTCCAATGGAAGCGACCATCATCGTAACAGGTTTGGTTCTGATGCTAATGGCTGTAACAGGCGGCTCTTGGGCGGTAGTGGCTTCTGACTTCATGCAGATGCTGGTTATCATGGCGGTCACCATTACTTGTGCGGTCGCGGCTTACTTCCACGGTGGTGGTATCGGCAACATAGTGTCGAACTTCCATGGCGATTTCGTGCTTGGTAACAATCTGAACTATATCAGCATCTTTGTACTGTGGGTCGTGTTCATCTTTGTTAAGCAATTTGGTGTAATGAACAACAGCATTAACGCTTACCGTTACCTATGTGCAAAAGACAGTGAAAACGCGCGTAAAGCTGCGGGTCTTGCTTGTGTACTAATGATTATTGGCCCTATCATTTGGTTCCTACCACCTTGGTACGTGGCGGCATTTATGCCAGATTTTGCCGAGCAGTATGGCTCAGTAGGTGGTGATGCGGCTTACCTAGCATTCGTACAAAACGTTATGCCAGCGGGTATGGTTGGTCTTCTGATGTCAGCGATGTTTGCGGCAACGATGTCATCGATGGACTCTGGCCTAAACCGTAATGCGGGCATCTTCGTGATGAACTTCTACAGCCCAATTGTACGACCTCAAGCGTCGCAGAAAGAGTTGGTCATCATCAGTAAACTGACCACGATCATGATGGGTTTCATTATTATCGGTATTGGTCTGTTTATTAACTCTCTACGTCACTTGAGCTTGTTCGATATCGTCCTTAATGTCGGCGCGTTAATTGGTTTCCCGATGTTGATTCCTGTACTACTTGGTATGTGGATTCGTAGAACACCAGACTGGGCTGGTTGGGCAACACTGATTGTTGGTGGTTTGGTTTCTTACATCTTTGGTATCTCTCTACAAGCAGAAGACGTAGAGCGTATCTTCGGACTAGAGCAATCTTTAACAGGACGTGAGTGGGCGGATCTGAAAGTTGGTCTAAGCTTGGCAGCGCATGTTGTCTTCACCGGTGGTTTCTTCCTGCTAACAACACGTTTCTATAAAGGTTTAACGCCAGAGCGTGAGAAAGAAGTCGACCAACTGTTCGAGAACTGGAATACGCCACTAGTGGCTGACAGTGAAGAGCAACAAAACCTAGATACAAAACAGCGTAGCATGCTTGGTAAGCTTATTAGTGTTGCTGGCTTCGGTATCCTAGCGATGGCTCTGATTCCAAATGAGCCGACAGGTCGATTACTGTTTATCCTGTGTGGTGCGATTGTTCTTTCGGTTGGCGTTCTATTGGTGAACGCAGCACGAGGACCTAAAAGCCCAAAGTTGGCTAACGCGAAAAGCTAACATCTGATACGAATTATAACCCCTGCCTAAATTAAATCCCACGGTCTCACCACCGTGGGATTTTTCTATGTGCCTATCTTATACCGACCTAAGCAAGTCTCTTGCTGCTGAGTTATCTAAGCAGTGATAGAGCCAGATTGGTATCAATGCAGTTCGTTGACTGATTTCTATCGCTCAAGCGTTAGGCTTAAACCTTAGCTAGTGCAGCCACTCGTAGAGTCCCAAACCTTCTAAAGCTGGAAACCCATTAATGACTGCAAAGTCACATTCATCAACAGGCTAGATTTCGTAAGGTTGCATGGATGTATAGCCTTGTTTTAGTCACAACACGTCAGTGACAGCGCAATAGAATGTGCTATGGTTTACGGCTTGGGTAGGGCTGGCAAAGTAACCTAACCTTGTAGAAGTGGCTTGGTTTGCAGATTCTCTACATAGTGTTACGAGCTAATTTCAAGGTATTGCGTTAGGTAGATGAGACTAGGTTAGCGAGTCGCCCATTGTTGATGTTGCTTGGGGGAAACCTTGTCGCTATGGTGCAAAGAATGGAAGTTACTAGCTACTATGGGCAAGGATAAGCTTGTGGGCGAAAGGTGCGACTTTCACGCTAATACCCGCCTGTAGGTAGTCAAACGTCTTTGGGTACTCTACCAGTCACTCGCTTTCAGCGTGTGCCTGTATAGGTCGATGTTGAGTGAGGTAGTTAGTGTAGGGAACAGAAAGAGAGATAAGCAGAGACAGCGGGAAATAAAAAAGCCTTGTTAGTCGTAACAAGGCTTGATTGAAGAGCTTAAGCGAGGATTATGCTTGTAGCTCTGCGAAGTAGTCAAAGATCACTGGTACGTCGTTGTTACCTAGGCCTTTTTCAACCGCAGCTTGAAGGCTCTTAGAAGTACCTTGAGCGATTAAAGATTCAGTACCTAGCTCTTCACAAAGTGCTAGGAAGTAACCTAGATCTTTGTTTGCGTTGTTGATAGAGAAACCTAGCTTCTCTTCACCGTCTACAGCGTAAAACTTACAGAACTGCATGAATGGAGAGTTAGAAGGTCCTGCAGACATAATGTCGAACAGTTGCTGACCATCAACGCCCGCTTGCTTAGCGACAGCGAATGCTTGAGACATAGTGGCTACAGTCGTCATGCCCATAAAGTTGTTTACTAGCTTAGTCACGTGACCAGAGCCAAGAGCACCAAGGTGGAACACGTTTTCGCCTTGCTCGTCGAGTACTGGTTTCACTTTGTTGAAAGTGTCGATGTCGCCAGCAGCCATGATGTTTAGTAGACCATCTTTAGCGTGTGCAGGAGTACGACCAAGCGGTGCGTCGATCATGCCAGCGCCTTTTTCAGCAAGCGCAGCACCGATCTTCTTAGTTGATGCAGGGATTGAAGTACCAAAATCAATCAGTGTCGCGCCTGGTTTAATACCCGCAAGGATACCTTGTTCGCCGTACACAACTTCCTCAACAACTTCAGATGTTGTTAGGCATAGCATTACGATGTCTGAATTTTCTGCAAGTTCCTTTGCTGTTGTTGGGGCTTTCGCACCACGAGCGACACAAGCGGCAACTGCTTCTGCGTTAAGATCCATTACATTTAGCTCGTAACCGCGATTTTGTAGGTTTTCAACCATGTTGCCACCCATTAGGCCTAGGCCGATGAATCCAATAACAGGTTTAGTCATGTCTTGCTCCAAATATCTTATTGTATGATTAATTGGCATCATCATAATAACCCACTCCCGAATTTGCAATGGTAAAAATCAAAGAAACAATCTTCATACTTGGATTTGAGAGGTTGGTAGTGTTTTTGGCCGAGAAGTATAGGCACTAGTGGTGCTGAACAAGATCGCGTAGGGAGAGAGTTCGGCGCTTTATTTCTGAACTTTTATTGGATACTTATCAAAATGCAATGCCTTATAAGTAATACAATATTGCTGTGTTTTGAAATGATGGCTTCGACGGTTTGCGAACGTAAACAACCAAGTATCTTGTTCAAACTTACGTTTAGCTTGCGGTGGTAATCTGGACTCTAGTCGTTGTGGCGTGACATTTTATTTGTCGGGTACGACTCGCCCTAAGTCACATAAATGCAAATGAAAATGGTTTGCATTTATAAAGTTGCTGTTATATAAATTCCGCCTTGTTAATCAATCGTGTTCTATTGATTAACCGTATGTAATCAAGAAAGTTCAAGGGATAAGATATGCTCGAAGCGAGAAACCTGGCCTTTAGCGTTGGTGACAGAGCGTTGCTGGTGGATTTTGATATGAGTTTTGAACCGGGCAAGATATACGCACTTGTCGGCCATAATGGCTCAGGTAAATCGACGCTACTTAAACTCCTTGCCCAACAACAAAAATCAACCGATGGGGATGTCGTGTTGCAGGGAAAATCCGTCTCTCAATGGTCTGATAAAAAATTCGCTCAGCAAATTGCTTATCTTCCCCAACATCTACCGCCAACAGACAGTTTATCGGGCAAAGATCTAGTCAGTTTTGGTCGCTACCCATGGCACGGCTTACTTGGGCGTTTAACTCGCCAAGACAAGCAGCATATAGAACAAGCCATGCAAATGACCGATACCACCAAGTATGCAGATCGCCTTGTGGATACCTTGTCGGGGGGTGAACGGCAGCGAGTTTGGTTAGCCATGCTATTGGCGCAAAGAACACAATATTTACTCCTTGATGAACCTTTGTCAGCGCTAGATATCGCTCATCAAGTTGAAATGCTCGAACTGATAAAAAAGCTCGCGACTGAGCTTGAGTTGGGCGTATTAATCGTGATTCACGATATTAATATGGCGGCGCGCTTTTGCGATCATATTGTCGCGCTGCATAGCGGAAAGATGATTGCGCAAGGTTCGGTATCGGAAGTTTTCACTGAACCTCAATTGCACGATATCTACGGAATCAAAATGCAGATCACCGATCATGCGGCAGGTTATCCGGTGGCAATGCCATGTTAGGTTTTAAATTAATGGCTTCTCTTTGCTTGCTAGCGCTCTCGGTGGCATCACCTACATTGGC harbors:
- a CDS encoding bifunctional 4-hydroxy-2-oxoglutarate aldolase/2-dehydro-3-deoxy-phosphogluconate aldolase — encoded protein: MTTLNEQLANLKVIPVIAINKAEDAIPLGRTLVENGMPCAEITFRTECAAEAIRAMRDEFPDMLIGAGTILTNEQVDQAIEAGVDFIVSPGFNPRTVQYCLDKNVPIVPGVNNPSLVEQAMEMGLRTLKFFPAEPSGGVGMLKALTAVYPVKFMPTGGVSLGNVDEYLSIPSVLACGGTWMVPTKLIDDGKWDELGKLVRDAVAHVA
- a CDS encoding sodium:solute symporter family transporter, which produces MTIDTFVVLAYFFFLVAIGWMFRKFTTSTSDYFRGGGKMLWWMVGATAFMTQFSAWTFTGAAGRAFNDGFVVVILFLANAFGYFLNYLYFAPKFRQLRVVTAIEAIRQRFGKTSEQFFTWAGMPDSLISAGIWLNGLAIFVAAVFNIPMEATIIVTGLVLMLMAVTGGSWAVVASDFMQMLVIMAVTITCAVAAYFHGGGIGNIVSNFHGDFVLGNNLNYISIFVLWVVFIFVKQFGVMNNSINAYRYLCAKDSENARKAAGLACVLMIIGPIIWFLPPWYVAAFMPDFAEQYGSVGGDAAYLAFVQNVMPAGMVGLLMSAMFAATMSSMDSGLNRNAGIFVMNFYSPIVRPQASQKELVIISKLTTIMMGFIIIGIGLFINSLRHLSLFDIVLNVGALIGFPMLIPVLLGMWIRRTPDWAGWATLIVGGLVSYIFGISLQAEDVERIFGLEQSLTGREWADLKVGLSLAAHVVFTGGFFLLTTRFYKGLTPEREKEVDQLFENWNTPLVADSEEQQNLDTKQRSMLGKLISVAGFGILAMALIPNEPTGRLLFILCGAIVLSVGVLLVNAARGPKSPKLANAKS
- a CDS encoding NAD(P)-dependent oxidoreductase; the encoded protein is MPINHTIRYLEQDMTKPVIGFIGLGLMGGNMVENLQNRGYELNVMDLNAEAVAACVARGAKAPTTAKELAENSDIVMLCLTTSEVVEEVVYGEQGILAGIKPGATLIDFGTSIPASTKKIGAALAEKGAGMIDAPLGRTPAHAKDGLLNIMAAGDIDTFNKVKPVLDEQGENVFHLGALGSGHVTKLVNNFMGMTTVATMSQAFAVAKQAGVDGQQLFDIMSAGPSNSPFMQFCKFYAVDGEEKLGFSINNANKDLGYFLALCEELGTESLIAQGTSKSLQAAVEKGLGNNDVPVIFDYFAELQA
- a CDS encoding ABC transporter ATP-binding protein produces the protein MLEARNLAFSVGDRALLVDFDMSFEPGKIYALVGHNGSGKSTLLKLLAQQQKSTDGDVVLQGKSVSQWSDKKFAQQIAYLPQHLPPTDSLSGKDLVSFGRYPWHGLLGRLTRQDKQHIEQAMQMTDTTKYADRLVDTLSGGERQRVWLAMLLAQRTQYLLLDEPLSALDIAHQVEMLELIKKLATELELGVLIVIHDINMAARFCDHIVALHSGKMIAQGSVSEVFTEPQLHDIYGIKMQITDHAAGYPVAMPC